The following proteins come from a genomic window of Corallococcus sp. NCRR:
- a CDS encoding class I SAM-dependent methyltransferase: protein MKTDLDVRTYNREAWNGEVGRGNKWTLPVAPEVIAAARRGEWSVVLTPTKPVPREWFGDLKGKDVLGLASAGGQQCPVLAAAGANVTVFDNSPAQLAQDRKVAEREGLTLQYVEGDMRDLSAFADGSFDLIFHPCSNCFAEEILPVWREAFRVLRPGGVLLSGICNPVRYLFDPVEEERGVMRLKYPMPYSDFTSLTDEERRRYSDKNEPMCVGHSLEDQLGGQMAAGFVLTNLFEDKYEQKDLLSTFLPTFIATRALKPVSRS from the coding sequence ATGAAGACTGACCTGGACGTGCGGACGTACAACCGCGAGGCGTGGAACGGCGAGGTGGGGCGCGGCAACAAGTGGACGCTGCCGGTGGCCCCGGAGGTCATCGCCGCCGCGCGACGGGGCGAATGGAGCGTGGTGCTCACCCCGACGAAGCCCGTGCCGCGCGAGTGGTTCGGGGACCTGAAGGGCAAGGACGTGCTGGGCCTGGCGAGCGCGGGCGGCCAGCAGTGCCCGGTGCTCGCGGCGGCGGGCGCGAACGTCACCGTGTTCGACAACTCGCCCGCGCAGCTGGCGCAGGACCGCAAGGTGGCCGAGCGCGAGGGCCTCACGCTCCAGTACGTGGAGGGCGACATGCGTGACCTGTCCGCGTTCGCCGACGGGAGCTTCGACCTCATCTTCCACCCGTGCTCCAACTGCTTCGCGGAGGAGATCCTCCCGGTGTGGCGCGAGGCCTTCCGCGTGCTGCGCCCCGGTGGCGTGCTCCTGTCGGGCATCTGCAACCCGGTGCGCTACCTCTTCGACCCGGTCGAGGAGGAGAGGGGCGTGATGCGGCTCAAGTACCCGATGCCGTACTCGGACTTCACCAGCCTCACGGACGAGGAGCGCCGCCGCTACAGCGACAAGAACGAGCCCATGTGCGTGGGCCACTCGCTGGAAGACCAGCTGGGCGGACAGATGGCAGCGGGCTTCGTGCTCACGAACCTCTTCGAGGACAAGTACGAGCAGAAGGATCTGCTCTCCACGTTCCTGCCCACCTTCATCGCCACGCGTGCACTGAAGCCCGTATCGCGTTCGTGA
- a CDS encoding TIGR04563 family protein, with amino-acid sequence MAGTDKRKQSLYFPEEMLKEIQEEANRQDRSLSWVVQQAWKIARDRIKSFPAVNDVTGDERTDPREERP; translated from the coding sequence ATGGCAGGCACCGACAAGCGCAAGCAGTCGCTGTACTTCCCCGAGGAGATGCTGAAGGAGATCCAGGAGGAAGCGAACCGGCAGGACCGTTCCCTCTCATGGGTGGTGCAGCAGGCCTGGAAGATCGCCCGCGACCGCATCAAGTCATTCCCTGCCGTGAACGACGTCACGGGCGACGAGCGCACGGACCCGCGCGAAGAAAGGCCGTAA
- a CDS encoding 5'-nucleotidase C-terminal domain-containing protein: MDRRHLTAALAALTLLPGCLAYNDSCTPLVDDPDAVVGYLGEEVQLGSAFTRHDNNALGQLAADAFLHAEDGAAKPTDLGIINGGSLRDEGLCVTRTSLRTGPLTDGVLHEVILFENLLVTVDLTEKQLVDLFEHSVEALAVEGQAIVSPSGAFLHVSEGTTLRVDCGRPVGQRVTALRVRGRDVSIPARDDASIRYRVAMSTFLLEGGDGYGGILGDAGQDPDRNPVTARKLGGTDANIAAAYMKSTYPSPVQALKEAPRIVFTNCARPARPAPR, encoded by the coding sequence ATGGACCGCCGCCACCTCACCGCCGCGCTCGCGGCGCTCACGCTGCTGCCCGGCTGCCTCGCGTACAACGACTCCTGCACCCCGCTGGTGGACGACCCCGACGCCGTCGTGGGCTACCTGGGCGAGGAGGTGCAGCTGGGCTCCGCCTTCACCCGCCACGACAACAACGCGCTGGGACAGCTGGCCGCGGACGCGTTCCTCCACGCGGAGGATGGCGCCGCGAAGCCCACGGACCTGGGCATCATCAACGGCGGCTCGCTGCGCGACGAGGGCCTGTGCGTCACCCGCACGTCCCTGCGCACCGGGCCGCTCACCGACGGCGTCCTGCACGAGGTCATCCTCTTCGAGAACCTGCTCGTGACGGTGGACCTCACGGAGAAGCAGCTCGTGGACCTCTTCGAGCACTCCGTGGAGGCGCTGGCCGTGGAGGGGCAGGCCATCGTGTCGCCCTCCGGCGCGTTCCTCCACGTCTCCGAGGGCACCACCCTGCGCGTGGACTGCGGGCGTCCGGTGGGCCAGCGCGTGACGGCGCTGCGGGTGCGCGGGCGCGACGTGTCCATCCCCGCGCGCGACGACGCGTCCATCCGCTACCGGGTGGCGATGTCCACGTTCCTGCTAGAGGGAGGGGACGGCTACGGCGGCATCCTGGGCGACGCGGGACAGGACCCGGACCGCAACCCGGTGACGGCGCGCAAGCTGGGCGGCACGGACGCCAACATCGCGGCGGCGTACATGAAGAGCACGTACCCCAGCCCGGTCCAGGCGCTGAAGGAAGCCCCGCGCATCGTCTTCACCAACTGCGCCCGGCCCGCCCGGCCCGCCCCGCGCTGA
- a CDS encoding SDR family NAD(P)-dependent oxidoreductase has product MDTGLQGKGVLVTGGAGGIGSALVRAFAGEGAKVAVHYHRSQEKAEALAREVGGAAVRADLTVEADVDALVPQAVKDLGQLDVLVCNTGVYPAPDEPLWKMSLERWRRTLAQNLDSVFLSCRAFLRHVETTGTGTIVIISSTAGLFGEAGHTDYAAAKGALAAGFVKSLKNELHRIAPMGRVNVVCPGWTEVGRNRDKLTDPKFVGLVTRTMPLRKVGQPEDVARVVVTLASDRISGHVTGEVVTVAGGMEGRVLHED; this is encoded by the coding sequence ATGGACACGGGACTGCAGGGCAAGGGCGTGCTGGTGACGGGCGGCGCGGGCGGCATCGGCTCCGCGCTGGTGCGGGCGTTCGCGGGCGAGGGCGCGAAGGTGGCGGTGCACTACCACCGCAGCCAGGAGAAGGCGGAGGCGCTCGCGCGCGAGGTGGGCGGGGCGGCCGTGCGCGCGGACCTCACGGTGGAGGCGGACGTGGACGCGCTGGTGCCCCAGGCGGTGAAGGACCTGGGCCAACTGGACGTGCTGGTGTGCAACACCGGCGTGTACCCCGCGCCTGATGAGCCGCTGTGGAAGATGTCGCTGGAGCGCTGGCGCCGCACGCTGGCGCAGAACCTGGACAGCGTGTTCCTCAGCTGCCGCGCGTTCCTGCGCCACGTGGAGACCACGGGCACGGGCACCATCGTCATCATCAGCTCCACGGCGGGCCTCTTCGGGGAGGCGGGCCACACGGACTACGCGGCGGCGAAGGGCGCGCTGGCGGCGGGCTTCGTGAAGAGCCTGAAGAACGAGCTGCACCGCATCGCGCCCATGGGCCGCGTCAACGTGGTGTGCCCGGGCTGGACGGAGGTGGGCCGCAACCGCGACAAGCTGACGGACCCGAAGTTCGTCGGCCTCGTCACGCGGACGATGCCGCTGCGCAAGGTGGGGCAGCCAGAGGACGTGGCGCGCGTCGTGGTGACGCTCGCGTCGGATCGCATCTCCGGCCACGTGACGGGCGAGGTCGTCACCGTGGCCGGAGGCATGGAAGGACGGGTGCTGCATGAAGACTGA
- a CDS encoding TonB-dependent receptor domain-containing protein, translated as MQTVLPRTLILCAAVFAAAPVHAQEAALLHASPPRAEARQPLQLDATLVDGGKVLELFVRYRGPGEPYVQVPMERQYGDLYRAVIPAEHMVSPGVEYFVEAAMMDGARTPLFMSALRPARVMVGAQTPEPPPGRAPPGRKGTREAPRSSPDIDAFAPPSGAGEDDDASSAPTPPPSTVRPDARAGTTDSRTSNRVDSAVSRPGASDSRAASTPSGTDPRASNRTTASDSRASSRTDGADSRAPASPTARTDGSRASTRTDTSDPRASTRASGSDDAMAALNADLPPEPRASSSSRGTMDDDLALYSAEDVLAVTTLQEESVRTVPAIGASFNRAQMVALGARTVADVLDVVPGVSVSRDVQGFHRTSIRGLRNDAEVLFLLDGHRLNNFFDGKALMNLPVENLERIEVIRGPGSAVYGAGAFQGVVNLVTNHADGVRGAITTGGVPRDDGRLALATDGHLSAAHTTGDLRLFADLDLWTQEGDSLVIDHDALDDESVAQGLRDVDQPAGRTRDGRFLVNAGGGVSYGLDSAGRVGVTARYLSEKRDALVGLFDTVGNDSQLSWDMLLADLTWERPLSDSGQVRARLGFDQQSTDRLFQLTPLDFRTGDGLDRLFPEGLQEQTRVTVRTVTASVDADLALAKENHLTLGFVAEQQSLSQYDYTTNYTLDGRLRPSPAVPEGLVDLTQGAAASRLNLGLSAQDQWTVLSALTLTFGLRLDAIQLPDAEASGTLDASKMVVRVNPRVGLVIAASDALVLKALYGRAFRAPTPQELVERIPDTDYNQGRFEGNPLLKPTTVDTFELGMDLVQAAGDTRVRVRANAFLQNFASPITPVDTSGNIVPLRNRELGVRVYGVEAEARLEASKRAVAWVNASLSRAQDLELPEQSRLLTDVPQARFNAGVSMPLGDWLNLDVVVRSGAERRNNNRSTLELIRRYEIPAYSLITAQLRTEPIWEHFEVTLYAQNLFDHDLRDDVPRPDRVTGLLPREGVSGYLTLRASY; from the coding sequence TTGCAGACCGTTCTTCCTCGCACGCTCATCCTCTGTGCCGCGGTGTTCGCCGCGGCCCCCGTTCACGCGCAAGAGGCCGCGCTGCTGCACGCATCTCCGCCGCGCGCCGAGGCCCGGCAGCCCCTCCAGTTGGACGCGACGCTGGTGGATGGCGGCAAGGTACTGGAACTCTTCGTCCGCTATCGCGGCCCGGGCGAGCCGTACGTCCAGGTCCCCATGGAGCGGCAGTATGGAGACCTGTACCGCGCGGTGATTCCCGCCGAGCACATGGTGTCACCCGGCGTGGAGTACTTCGTCGAAGCCGCGATGATGGATGGGGCGCGCACGCCGCTCTTCATGTCCGCGCTCCGGCCCGCGCGGGTGATGGTGGGGGCGCAGACCCCGGAGCCGCCGCCGGGACGGGCGCCGCCGGGCCGCAAGGGGACCCGTGAAGCCCCGAGGTCCTCGCCCGACATCGACGCCTTCGCGCCGCCGTCGGGGGCAGGGGAGGACGATGACGCGAGCAGCGCACCGACGCCGCCTCCTTCCACCGTTCGTCCGGACGCACGCGCGGGGACCACCGATTCGCGGACTTCGAACCGGGTGGACAGCGCGGTTTCCCGTCCGGGAGCCTCCGACTCACGCGCGGCGAGCACCCCCAGCGGGACGGACCCGCGCGCTTCGAACCGGACAACCGCGTCCGATTCACGGGCTTCGAGCCGCACGGACGGCGCGGACTCGCGCGCCCCGGCTTCGCCCACGGCCCGAACAGACGGTTCGCGCGCTTCGACCCGAACGGACACGTCCGACCCGCGCGCCTCGACTCGCGCTTCGGGCTCCGACGACGCCATGGCCGCGCTCAACGCGGACCTCCCTCCGGAACCCCGCGCCTCCTCTTCGTCCCGCGGCACCATGGACGACGACCTGGCGCTCTACAGCGCGGAGGACGTGCTCGCGGTGACGACGCTCCAGGAGGAGTCCGTCCGCACCGTGCCGGCCATCGGCGCGTCCTTCAACCGCGCGCAGATGGTCGCGCTGGGCGCCCGCACGGTGGCGGACGTGCTGGACGTGGTGCCCGGCGTGTCCGTCAGCCGCGACGTGCAGGGCTTCCACCGCACCTCCATCCGGGGCCTGCGCAACGACGCGGAGGTGCTCTTCCTCCTCGATGGCCACCGCCTCAACAACTTCTTCGACGGCAAGGCGCTCATGAACCTGCCGGTGGAGAACCTGGAGCGCATCGAGGTCATCCGCGGTCCCGGCTCCGCCGTCTACGGCGCGGGCGCCTTCCAGGGCGTCGTCAACCTGGTCACCAACCACGCCGACGGCGTGCGCGGCGCCATCACCACCGGCGGCGTCCCCCGTGACGACGGACGCCTGGCGCTCGCCACCGACGGCCACCTGTCCGCGGCGCACACCACCGGCGACCTGCGCCTGTTCGCGGACCTGGACCTCTGGACCCAGGAGGGTGACTCGCTCGTCATCGACCACGACGCGCTCGACGACGAGTCCGTGGCCCAGGGCCTGCGCGACGTGGACCAGCCCGCGGGCCGCACCCGTGACGGCCGGTTCCTCGTCAACGCGGGCGGAGGCGTGTCCTACGGCCTGGACAGCGCCGGCCGCGTGGGCGTCACCGCGCGCTACCTCTCCGAGAAGCGCGACGCGCTCGTCGGCCTGTTCGACACGGTGGGCAACGACTCCCAGCTGTCCTGGGACATGCTCCTCGCGGACCTCACCTGGGAGCGGCCCCTCTCCGACAGCGGCCAGGTGCGCGCCCGGCTGGGCTTCGATCAGCAGTCCACCGACCGCCTGTTCCAGCTCACGCCGCTCGACTTCCGCACTGGCGACGGCCTGGACCGCCTCTTCCCAGAAGGCCTTCAGGAACAGACGCGGGTCACCGTGCGCACCGTGACGGCCTCCGTGGACGCGGACCTCGCGCTGGCGAAGGAGAACCACCTCACGCTGGGCTTCGTCGCCGAGCAGCAGTCGCTGTCCCAGTACGACTACACCACGAACTACACGCTCGACGGCCGCCTGCGCCCCAGCCCCGCCGTTCCTGAAGGGCTGGTGGACCTCACGCAGGGCGCGGCCGCCAGCCGCCTCAACCTGGGCCTCTCCGCGCAGGACCAGTGGACCGTGCTCTCCGCGCTCACGCTCACCTTCGGCCTGCGCCTGGACGCCATCCAGCTCCCCGACGCGGAGGCGTCGGGCACGCTCGACGCCAGCAAGATGGTGGTGCGGGTCAACCCGCGCGTGGGCCTGGTCATCGCCGCGTCGGACGCGCTGGTGCTCAAGGCGCTGTACGGCCGCGCCTTCCGCGCCCCCACGCCCCAGGAGCTGGTCGAGCGCATCCCCGACACCGACTACAACCAGGGCCGCTTCGAGGGAAACCCGCTCCTGAAGCCCACCACCGTGGACACCTTCGAGCTGGGCATGGATCTGGTCCAGGCCGCGGGCGACACCCGCGTGCGCGTGCGCGCCAACGCCTTCCTGCAGAACTTCGCCTCACCCATCACCCCCGTGGACACCAGCGGCAACATCGTCCCTTTGCGCAACCGCGAGCTGGGCGTGCGCGTGTACGGCGTGGAGGCGGAGGCCCGGCTGGAAGCGTCCAAGCGCGCCGTCGCGTGGGTCAACGCCAGCCTGTCCCGCGCGCAGGACCTGGAGCTGCCGGAGCAGTCCCGGCTGCTCACGGACGTGCCCCAGGCGCGCTTCAACGCGGGCGTGTCCATGCCGCTGGGGGACTGGCTGAACCTGGACGTGGTGGTGCGCTCCGGCGCCGAGCGCCGCAACAACAACCGCTCCACGCTGGAGCTCATCCGCCGCTACGAGATCCCCGCCTACAGCCTCATCACCGCGCAGCTGCGCACCGAGCCCATCTGGGAGCACTTCGAGGTGACGCTCTACGCCCAGAACCTCTTCGACCACGACCTGCGCGACGACGTGCCCCGTCCGGACCGCGTCACCGGCCTGCTGCCGCGCGAGGGCGTGTCCGGCTACCTCACCCTGAGGGCCTCCTACTGA
- a CDS encoding TIGR04563 family protein yields the protein MATTDHRKQSLYFPEDMLEEIQREATRQDRSLSWIVQQAWKVARADIRRMPSVNDVLGPLPPRPVAAAAQTATSAPAVVTSSAPASSDEPSKP from the coding sequence ATGGCCACCACGGATCACCGCAAACAATCCCTCTACTTTCCCGAGGACATGCTGGAAGAGATCCAGCGTGAGGCCACGCGGCAGGACCGTTCCCTGTCGTGGATCGTCCAGCAGGCATGGAAGGTCGCCCGCGCCGACATCCGCCGCATGCCCTCGGTCAACGACGTGCTGGGCCCCCTGCCTCCACGGCCGGTGGCCGCCGCGGCGCAGACGGCCACCTCCGCTCCGGCGGTGGTGACCTCCAGCGCTCCGGCATCCTCGGACGAGCCCTCCAAGCCTTAA
- a CDS encoding 3-keto-5-aminohexanoate cleavage protein: MSKPMVITAALVGAETTREQTPYLPITAEEIAEDAAKCREAGAAMVHIHVRTAEGKPSQDAELFRAAIRAIRKRTDILVQVSTGGAVGMDVDERCGGLTLTGADKPDMATLTTGTVNFGEEVFWNPRPLVRDIAKRIKSIGLKPELECFDVGMIDEARYLAKEGLVELPAHFDFVLGVPGTLQARPEVLDFMIAALPEGSSWTVAGVGRQQLPFVEEAAKRGGNARVGLEDNIYLSKGVLAKGSFELVAEAAKRARAAGRELATPEQARQLLRLG, from the coding sequence ATGAGCAAGCCCATGGTCATCACCGCCGCCCTGGTGGGCGCGGAGACGACGCGCGAGCAGACGCCGTACCTGCCCATCACCGCGGAGGAGATTGCTGAAGACGCGGCGAAGTGCCGCGAGGCTGGCGCGGCGATGGTGCACATCCACGTGCGCACGGCGGAGGGCAAGCCGTCGCAGGACGCGGAGTTGTTCCGCGCGGCCATCCGCGCCATCCGCAAGCGCACGGACATCCTCGTCCAGGTGTCCACGGGCGGCGCGGTGGGCATGGACGTGGACGAGCGGTGCGGCGGGCTCACGCTCACCGGCGCGGACAAGCCGGACATGGCCACGCTCACCACGGGCACGGTGAACTTCGGGGAAGAGGTGTTCTGGAATCCCCGGCCGCTGGTGCGCGACATCGCGAAGCGCATCAAGAGCATTGGCCTCAAGCCGGAGCTGGAGTGCTTCGACGTCGGGATGATCGACGAGGCGCGCTACCTGGCGAAGGAGGGGCTGGTGGAGCTGCCGGCGCACTTCGACTTCGTGCTGGGCGTGCCGGGCACGCTCCAGGCGCGGCCGGAGGTGCTGGACTTCATGATCGCCGCGCTGCCGGAGGGGAGCTCCTGGACGGTGGCGGGCGTGGGGCGCCAGCAGCTCCCGTTCGTGGAGGAGGCCGCGAAGCGCGGCGGCAACGCGCGCGTGGGCCTGGAGGACAACATCTACCTGTCCAAGGGCGTGCTCGCGAAGGGCAGCTTCGAGCTGGTGGCGGAGGCCGCGAAGCGGGCCCGTGCCGCTGGCCGTGAGCTCGCGACCCCCGAGCAGGCCCGGCAGTTGTTGCGCCTGGGCTGA
- a CDS encoding LysM peptidoglycan-binding domain-containing protein has product MALQNDYQDVLDVAKNVGAKIETREENGKLIIKGSVDHAFDRDRMWDQIKAKHPKWNDEIMVMLDVTHAEPYGLHTVKSGDTLSKLAKDIYGDMKLYPKIFEANKDQLKDPDHIKVGQVLKLPPKTIANKA; this is encoded by the coding sequence ATGGCCCTGCAGAACGACTACCAGGACGTGCTGGACGTGGCGAAGAACGTGGGCGCGAAGATCGAAACGCGCGAGGAGAACGGCAAGCTCATCATCAAGGGCAGCGTCGACCACGCCTTCGACCGCGATCGCATGTGGGATCAGATCAAGGCGAAGCACCCGAAGTGGAACGACGAGATCATGGTGATGCTCGACGTGACCCACGCCGAGCCCTACGGCCTGCACACCGTGAAGTCCGGCGACACGCTCAGCAAGCTGGCCAAGGACATCTACGGGGACATGAAGCTGTACCCGAAGATCTTCGAGGCCAACAAGGATCAGCTCAAGGACCCGGACCACATCAAGGTGGGCCAGGTCCTCAAGCTGCCGCCGAAGACCATCGCCAACAAGGCCTGA
- a CDS encoding ChaN family lipoprotein has product MRASLALHLALFRRQRAQIARVVEGRTEAFRAYEARYRRRTSTYQRVVPLAHVHQRIAASDLVYVGDYHTLPLAQQTYLDLAERALASGRRVVLALECVEGRHQAALDAYLAGRLPERTLMSRLGHGPTPGFGPGAGIRAVLAFAKRLKLQVAAIDRRAQGERSLALRDAFAAERIARVARAEDVPLVMVLVGQFHAAPCHLPAQVERALGEAHPRRGLVVYQNAEGLWWRLAREGRLGSAEAVELSDGALCLMNASPVLCQQSFLDYLEAEGDDAPLLDRSAAERFRDMAELIGRLAGVPVGRELDSVEVTTAADGDVLARIRRRGRFTQAELSQLRKHILSRESCYIPRARTAWLASLSLNHAAEEAAHFVRHCAVGDAMDAPRGASEAFYARCLEEALGFFGSKLINPRRTCPNVTEWARRFGETRGLERQIAAFVLAHKATESEAPDEAVKLLPLRRDRLFHGVSHALGYLLGDSLYRAFDAGQVDTADIRALFRDPLADPRAAYLAWAARLRGI; this is encoded by the coding sequence ATGCGCGCGTCGCTTGCCCTTCACCTCGCCCTCTTCCGCCGCCAACGCGCCCAGATCGCCCGGGTGGTCGAAGGCCGCACCGAAGCCTTCCGCGCCTACGAGGCCCGCTACCGCCGGCGCACGAGCACCTACCAGCGCGTGGTCCCCCTGGCCCACGTGCACCAGCGCATCGCGGCGTCGGACCTCGTCTACGTCGGCGACTACCACACGCTGCCGCTCGCCCAGCAGACCTACCTGGACCTCGCCGAGCGCGCCCTCGCCTCCGGCCGCCGCGTCGTGCTGGCGCTCGAGTGCGTGGAGGGCCGTCATCAGGCCGCCCTCGACGCGTACCTCGCGGGACGCCTGCCCGAGCGCACCCTGATGTCCCGGCTGGGCCATGGCCCCACCCCGGGCTTCGGTCCCGGCGCCGGCATCCGCGCGGTGCTGGCCTTCGCGAAGCGACTCAAGCTCCAGGTGGCCGCCATCGACCGGCGCGCCCAGGGTGAGCGTTCGCTCGCGCTGCGCGACGCCTTCGCCGCGGAGCGCATCGCCCGCGTGGCCCGCGCGGAGGACGTCCCGCTGGTGATGGTGCTGGTGGGACAGTTCCACGCGGCGCCCTGCCACCTGCCCGCGCAGGTGGAGCGCGCGCTGGGGGAGGCCCATCCGCGCCGCGGCCTCGTCGTGTACCAGAACGCCGAAGGCCTCTGGTGGCGCCTCGCGCGCGAGGGCCGGCTGGGGAGCGCGGAGGCCGTGGAGTTGTCGGACGGCGCGCTGTGCCTGATGAACGCCTCCCCCGTCCTCTGCCAGCAGAGCTTCCTGGACTACCTGGAGGCCGAGGGCGACGACGCGCCCCTCCTGGACCGCAGCGCCGCGGAGCGCTTCCGGGACATGGCGGAGCTCATCGGCCGGCTCGCGGGCGTGCCCGTGGGCCGCGAGCTGGACTCGGTGGAGGTGACCACGGCGGCGGACGGCGACGTGCTCGCCCGCATCCGCCGCAGGGGCCGCTTCACCCAGGCGGAGCTGTCCCAGCTGCGCAAGCACATCCTCTCGCGTGAGAGCTGCTACATCCCCCGCGCGCGCACGGCCTGGCTCGCGTCGCTGTCCCTCAACCACGCCGCGGAGGAGGCCGCCCACTTCGTGCGCCACTGCGCCGTGGGCGACGCCATGGACGCGCCGCGCGGTGCGTCCGAGGCCTTCTACGCGCGCTGCCTGGAAGAGGCCCTGGGCTTCTTCGGCTCCAAGCTGATCAACCCGCGCCGCACCTGCCCCAACGTCACGGAGTGGGCCCGGCGCTTCGGCGAGACCCGGGGCCTGGAGCGGCAGATCGCCGCCTTCGTCCTCGCCCACAAGGCCACGGAGTCCGAGGCCCCCGACGAGGCCGTGAAGCTCCTCCCCCTGCGCCGCGACCGCCTGTTCCACGGCGTCAGCCACGCGCTCGGGTACCTCCTGGGGGACAGCCTCTACCGGGCCTTCGACGCCGGCCAGGTGGACACCGCCGACATTCGCGCCCTCTTCCGCGACCCGCTCGCGGATCCGCGCGCCGCCTATCTCGCCTGGGCCGCGCGCCTGCGGGGCATCTAG
- the tilS gene encoding tRNA lysidine(34) synthetase TilS translates to MPHASPESSSLPGKLARSYAEHGARSRSVLLAVSGGADSTALLVGTARVSDALAMRVEVATVDHGLRAEAAREVTSVVGLAEHLGLTCHVRRLALSPGAGMEARAREARYATLEVLRRERGLDFVATGHTLDDQAETLLMRLSRGAALRGARAIHARADTLLRPLLACSREDVLAFLATEEVGFVVDPMNADPAYFRTRVRQGVLPALHRAAGFSTVEHLATFARLASEDEALLEGLADGAWARLALPGGGLDAVGLRALEPPLWRRVLARLLGTAGARVDHATLERAREVVARGGVMPLSDGFLLKATGGRVRCVAPGGESAPTPLLLAGPGAQGDFGAWRFQVAAEGLPPPGVLALVLKEGTAWPLTVRSRKQGDRVRTRAGHRKVQDVMVDARIPSEERDARPVVVDARDEPLWLPGILPRFVEPGAGSREVASRHSLWAFPPLTSERKTPPL, encoded by the coding sequence ATGCCTCACGCGTCTCCTGAAAGCTCCTCGCTGCCGGGCAAGCTCGCCCGCTCGTATGCCGAGCACGGCGCCCGCTCGCGCTCGGTGCTGCTCGCCGTCTCCGGAGGCGCGGACTCCACCGCGCTGCTCGTGGGGACGGCCCGCGTGAGCGACGCGCTGGCGATGCGCGTGGAGGTGGCGACGGTGGACCATGGCCTGAGGGCGGAGGCCGCGCGCGAGGTGACCTCCGTCGTAGGCTTGGCCGAGCACCTGGGACTGACCTGCCACGTCCGTCGGCTCGCGCTGTCGCCCGGAGCGGGGATGGAGGCGCGGGCGCGCGAGGCCCGGTACGCGACCCTGGAGGTCCTGCGGCGGGAGCGCGGGCTGGACTTCGTGGCCACCGGCCACACGCTCGACGACCAGGCGGAGACGCTGCTCATGCGCCTGTCCCGGGGAGCGGCGCTCCGGGGCGCGCGCGCCATCCACGCCCGCGCGGACACGCTCCTGCGCCCGCTGCTCGCGTGCTCGCGCGAGGACGTGCTCGCCTTCCTGGCCACCGAGGAGGTGGGGTTCGTGGTGGATCCGATGAACGCGGACCCCGCCTACTTCCGCACGCGCGTGCGCCAGGGCGTGCTCCCCGCGCTCCACCGCGCGGCGGGCTTCAGCACCGTGGAGCACCTGGCCACCTTCGCGCGGCTCGCCTCCGAGGACGAGGCCCTGCTCGAGGGGCTTGCGGACGGGGCGTGGGCGCGGCTGGCGCTGCCCGGAGGCGGGCTGGATGCCGTGGGGCTTCGCGCGCTGGAGCCGCCGCTGTGGCGCCGCGTGCTCGCACGGCTGCTGGGCACGGCGGGCGCCCGGGTGGACCACGCCACGCTGGAACGCGCGCGGGAGGTGGTGGCGCGCGGGGGCGTCATGCCGCTGAGCGACGGCTTCCTCCTGAAGGCCACCGGCGGGCGGGTGCGCTGCGTGGCGCCGGGAGGGGAATCCGCGCCCACGCCGCTGTTGCTCGCGGGGCCCGGGGCGCAAGGGGACTTCGGCGCGTGGCGTTTCCAGGTGGCCGCGGAAGGATTGCCGCCCCCGGGCGTGTTGGCCCTGGTGTTGAAGGAGGGGACGGCGTGGCCACTCACGGTGCGTTCCAGGAAGCAGGGCGATCGCGTCCGCACGCGCGCGGGCCACCGCAAGGTGCAGGACGTGATGGTGGATGCCCGAATCCCCTCGGAAGAGCGCGACGCCCGGCCTGTCGTGGTGGACGCGCGCGATGAACCGTTGTGGCTTCCCGGCATCCTGCCGCGCTTCGTCGAACCCGGAGCAGGTTCGCGCGAGGTGGCTTCCCGACACTCCCTGTGGGCCTTTCCTCCGCTCACGAGCGAACGGAAGACCCCTCCGTTATAG